A portion of the Zootoca vivipara chromosome 6, rZooViv1.1, whole genome shotgun sequence genome contains these proteins:
- the LOC118087721 gene encoding nuclear receptor coactivator 5 codes for MSSWVKVTTDQAQTPVPEKRHRPGWIPRLLDINPYKTFQKSSYSSPEGYSKDYEDANSFEELFGQQYHPSTGNEDNYERYQYSQKDDDYTKDVLRDKLYLQFYQQLKKEYDKDRPSDCVIVSISKDQAEYSTAIGHRLQDHGLVVEMIYLTSESGLTRALQEVKNDGSPFCVLVEPSNVTLSSCTVIMLHQSIKIHRNMPMEDALALIAKAFEKICPEREQQERTEISHKAADLANDYLERNLYDSYHVPLGIRHLLFLLSEGKHLFMEELNSISDFLKTRRIKLEGFVAETDALAVAAEDTVYPASVRPSTSALPQTLSKPPPLLPTPGRNSVLGQSSVSSAKPALLGERPLTGLLPTPGLAGPKGNPPPLLIKSVKRPVHLPPSPHLPAKRPLLSGRPGLLPTPVGKAQHHWVPKPKFLA; via the exons ATGTCTTCGTGGGTCAAAGTAACTACAGATCAAGCACAAACACCTGTTCCAGAAAAGAg GCATAGACCTGGATGGATTCCACGACTTCTAGA CATAAATCCTTACAAAACCTTTCAAAAGAGCTCTTACTCGTCTCCAGAGGGTTATTCAAAGGACTATGAAGATGCTAACAG TTTTGAAGAACTCTTTGGGCAGCAGTATCATCCATCAACAGGGAATGAAGATAATTATGAGAGATACCAATATTCTCAAAAAG ATGATGACTACACAAAGGACGTTCTTCGGGACAAGCTATACTTGCAGTTTTACCAGCAGTTAAAGAAGGAGTACGACAAAGACCGACCTTCAGACTGTGTCATTGTTTCCATCAGCAAGGATCAAGC gGAATATTCAACAGCCATAGGCCATCGGTTGCAGGATCATGGCCTTGTTGTGGAAATGATATACCTTACATCTGAATCAGGTCTTACACGTGCCCTACAAGAAGTTAAAAATGATGGTTCCCCATTCTGTGTTCTTGTTGAACCATCTAACGTAACACTTTCCTCTTGCACCGTAATCATGCTTCATCAGTCTATCAAAA TACACCGTAATATGCCCATGGAGGATGCATTGGCTCTGATAGCTAAGGCGTTTGAGAAAATTTGTCCTGAGCGCGAACAACAGGAACGCACAGAGATTTCACACAAAGCAGCTGATCTGGCGAATGACTACCTAGAGCGGAATCTCTATGACAGTTACCATGTGCCTCTAGGCATTAGACATCTCCTCTTTCTGTTAAGTGAGGGAAAACATTTGTTTATGGAAGAATTGAACTCAATAAGTGACTTTCTGAAGACCAGGAGAATTAAGCTTGAAG GCTTTGTTGCAGAAACAGACGCTTTAGCTGTTGCAGCTGAAGACACGGTGTATCCAGCAAGTGTCCGGCCAAGCACTAGTGCTCTCCCCCAGACTCTAAGCaaacccccaccccttcttccaaCTCCTGGCCGGAATTCTGTGTTAGGCCAGTCATCTGTATCTTCAGCTAAGCCAGCTTTACTGGGTGAAAGACCGTTGACAGGTCTTCTCCCCACACCAG GGCTGGCTGGCCCAAAGGGCAACCCTCCGCCACTTCTGATAAAGTCTGTTAAAAGACCAGTCCACTTACCTCCATCTCCACATCTGCCTGCAAAGCGGCCACTGCTTAGTGGCAGACCGGGCTTGCTGCCAACACCAG TTGGTAAGGCACAGCATCATTGGGTACCCAAGCCAAAGTTCCTAGCTTGA
- the CNEP1R1 gene encoding nuclear envelope phosphatase-regulatory subunit 1 isoform X2, with the protein MNSLEQAEDLKAFERRLTEYIACLQPATGRWRIILIVVSVCTATGAWNWLIDPETQKVSFFTSLWNHPFFTVSCITLIGLFFAGIHKRVVAPSIIAARCRTVLAEYNMSCDDTGKLILKPRLHVQ; encoded by the exons ATGAACTCGCTGGAACAGGCGGAAG atctCAAGGCTTTTGAAAGAAGGCTTACTGAATATATAGCTTGTTTACAACCAGCTACTGGACGCTGGAGAA TAATACTTATAGTCGTATCAGTCTGTACAGCAACTGGCGCCTGGAACTGGTTAATAGATCCTGAAACACAGAAG GTTTCTTTCTTCACATCTCTATGGAATCATCCATTCTTCACAGTTAGCTGTATTACTCTTATAGGTTTGTTTTTTGCTGGAATACATAAGAGAGTGGTGGCACCCTCGAT CATAGCAGCACGATGTCGAACAGTCCTGGCAGAATACAACATGTCCTGTGATGAT ACTGGAAAACTAATATTGAAACCTCGGCTTCACGTCCAGTAA
- the CNEP1R1 gene encoding nuclear envelope phosphatase-regulatory subunit 1 isoform X1, with translation MPSRCRADNFPAGPCCCALKQQTGPRETSRTVTVLLQDRGTLDLKAFERRLTEYIACLQPATGRWRIILIVVSVCTATGAWNWLIDPETQKVSFFTSLWNHPFFTVSCITLIGLFFAGIHKRVVAPSIIAARCRTVLAEYNMSCDDTGKLILKPRLHVQ, from the exons ATGCCCTCCCGCTGTAGGGCTGACAACTTTCCAGCTGGCCCATGTTGTTGTGCCTTGAAACAGCAGACTGGTCCTCGAGAGACGAGTCGTACCGTGACAGTCTTGTTGCAGGACCGTGGCACACTGG atctCAAGGCTTTTGAAAGAAGGCTTACTGAATATATAGCTTGTTTACAACCAGCTACTGGACGCTGGAGAA TAATACTTATAGTCGTATCAGTCTGTACAGCAACTGGCGCCTGGAACTGGTTAATAGATCCTGAAACACAGAAG GTTTCTTTCTTCACATCTCTATGGAATCATCCATTCTTCACAGTTAGCTGTATTACTCTTATAGGTTTGTTTTTTGCTGGAATACATAAGAGAGTGGTGGCACCCTCGAT CATAGCAGCACGATGTCGAACAGTCCTGGCAGAATACAACATGTCCTGTGATGAT ACTGGAAAACTAATATTGAAACCTCGGCTTCACGTCCAGTAA